From the Lolium rigidum isolate FL_2022 chromosome 2, APGP_CSIRO_Lrig_0.1, whole genome shotgun sequence genome, one window contains:
- the LOC124688228 gene encoding chaperone protein dnaJ 16-like, producing MAGPKFGSFKSESKGDSAAAAGAAAQRRDPYEVLGVGRNATEQEIKSAFRRMALKYHPDKNADDPVASEKFQEATFSYNILSDPDKRRQYDSSGFEAIEADSHELELDLSSLNTVNTMFAALFSKLGVPIKTTVSATVLEEALNGSVEISQLHLGKSVCKKVEKQTAHFYSVDITEEEAKLGLVCRVRSTSKSKFKLLYFEPEENGGLSLALQEDSAKTGKVTSAGMFFLGFPVYRFEHTNSAAAAKDPDSAFFKRLDGFQPCEVNELKEGTHYFAVYGDNFFKSATYTVEVVCAKPFTAEKEKLRSVEAKILAKRSELSKFESEYREVLAKFTEMTSRYAQEMQTIDELLNERNAIHASYTNSPTLKRSSSGGKERPSSKGSKTDDEHSAKKEKKSKSPAMEAPVSDEEGPKKEKKAKERVRRKKWFSIHHLKVDKRRPC from the exons ATGGCGGGCCCCAAGTTCGGGTCCTTCAAGTCGGAGAGCAAGGGGGactccgcggcggcggccggcgcggcggcgcaGAGGAGGGACCCGTACGAGGTGCTCGGGGTGGGCCGCAATGCCACGGAGCAGGAGATTAAGAGCGCCTTCCGCCGCATGGCCCTCAA GTACCATCCAGATAAGAACGCAGATGACCCTGTGGCCTCGGAGAAGTTCCAGGAAGCCACATTCTCCTACAACATCCTGTCAGATCCAGATAAAAGGCGGCAGTATGATTCCTCCGGTTTCGAG GCCATCGAAGCAGATAGTCATGAACTGGAGCTCGACCTATCGAGTCTCAACACTGTAAATACGATGTTTGCAGCTCTTTTTAG CAAGCTAGGGGTACCAATTAAGACCACAGTTTCAGCAACAGTTTTAGAGGAGGCGTTGAATGGGTCGGTGGAGATTTCTCAGCTTCATCTGGGCAAATCCGTGTGCAAGAAG GTGGAGAAACAAACAGCTCATTTTTATTCAGTCGACATAACAGAGGAAGAAGCCAAATTGGGGTTAGTGTGTAGGGTCCGTTCAACTTCGAAAAGTAAATTCAAG TTGCTCTATTTTGAACCTGAAGAAAACGGTGGGTTAAGCCTTGCTTTACAG GAAGATAGTGCAAAGACCGGGAAAGTTACTTCTGCTGGGATGTTCTTTCTTGGCTTTCCTGTGTACCGTTTTGAACATACTAATTCA GCTGCTGCTGCAAAAGATCCTGATAGTGCATTCTTTAAGAGATTGGATGGCTTTCAACCATGTGAAGTTAATGAACTGAAAGAAGGGACCCATTATTTTGCTGTTTATG GCGATAATTTCTTCAAAAGTGCAACCTACACCGTAGAGGTTGTATGTGCCAAACCCTTTACCGCTGAGAAGGAGAAGCTACGAAGCGTGGAGGCAAAGATACTTGCAAAGCGGTCTGAGCTGTCTAAATTTGAGTCAGAGTATAGGGAG GTTTTGGCAAAGTTCACTGAGATGACCAGCAGATATGCTCAAGAAATGCAAACG ATCGATGAGCTTCTCAACGAAAGGAATGCAATCCATGCATCCTACACCAACAGCCCAACTCTAAAGCGGAGTTCCAGTGGCGGCAAAGAGAGGCCATCCTCTAAAGGGTCCAAAACTGATGATGAACACAGTGCGAAAAAAGAGAAGAAATCGAAGAGTCCGGCGATGGAGGCACCAGTGAGTGATGAAGAGGGCcctaaaaaggaaaagaaagctaAAGAGCGCGTTCGCAGGAAGA